One part of the Dysidea avara chromosome 10, odDysAvar1.4, whole genome shotgun sequence genome encodes these proteins:
- the LOC136237060 gene encoding RNA-binding region-containing protein 3-like, whose translation MEQCCTLLVRHLPDILSSIETEDFLKHFGSQSVHVFPSEGRMRHCATATFPTYETAVQALHRLHQLEVFGRRLVVEYAKCPLEYHNRDHIKEQQHTTTTTTLKSTQSLRPADPAAIPTSNQESATDQRCQLCYAYPPPTPAIISNIAHVLTCVPTFYEQVLHLMNRMNLPAPFSQTPLFSLDATYDQWGERKPASDDSELESDDDNPKQIQPKVNKEAKRRKISYQKAKEAGPPNKKATLEQDLMAVKKIVLNVPQELSTDDGGVATLGGFGSLEPVVQPVEITIPRDQHGDQPDGFVTEQELRENRLSQNELSSHPAFRNYNKGDPTSRLYIKNLAKNVTEQDLTYIYGRYIDYTSEEHTAMFNVRLMTTGRMKGQAFIGLPSEDIALQAIKDTNGYQLKGKPIIAQFARSAKATTS comes from the exons ATGGAGCAGTGTTGCACTCTGTTGGTTCGACATTTACCGGATATTTTATCCTCCATAGAGACTGAAGACTTCCTCAAGCACTTCGGCTCCCAATCCGTACATGTCTTCCCGTCAGAAGGACGTATG CGTCACTGTGCTACCGCTACGTTTCCTACCTATGAGACAGCAGTACAG GCACTGCACAGGCTTCACCAGTTGGAAGTGTTTGGTAGAAGATTGGTTGTAGAGTATGCCAAGTGTCCCCTGGAATATCATAACCGTGACCA TATTAAAGAACAACAACACACCACCACTACTACAACGCTGAAGAGTACTCAATCCTTAAGACCTGCTGACCCAGCAGCTATCCCTACCAGTAATCA GGAGTCTGCTACTGATCAACGGTGTCAACTATGTTATGCTTACCCCCCTCCCACCCCAGCAATCATCAGTAATATTGCTCATGTGCTCACTTGTGTTCCGACCTTCTATGAACAG GTTCTGCACTTGATGAACAGGATGAACCTGCCTGCTCCCTTCAGCCAGACACCATTG TTCTCATTGGATGCAACTTATGATCAGTGGGGGGAGCGAAAACCAGCCTCGG ATGACTCAGAGTTGGAAAGTGATGATGACAACCCTAAACA GATACAACCAAAGGTGAATAAGGAAGCTAAGAGGAGAAAGATTTCATACCAAAAAGCTAAAGAGGCTGGACCACCCAACAAGAAGGCTACCTTAGAACAAGACTTGATG GCCGTGAAGAAGATAGTGTTGAATGTACCTCAAGAGCTATCAACAGATGACGGTGGTGTGGCCACTCTCGGAGGATTTGGATCACTGGAACCTGTTGTGCAGCCAGTAGAGATCACAATCCCTAGGGATCAACATGGTGACCAACCTGATGGATTTGTAACTGAACAAGAATTGAGGGAGAATAGGTTAAGTCAAAATG AATTGTCCAGTCATCCAGCCTTCAGAAACTACAATAAAGGTGACCCCACTTCAAGACTCTACATCAAGAACTTGGCCAAGAATGTCACAgaacaa GACTTGACCTACATTTATGGCAGGTATATTGACTACACGTCAGAAGAACATACTGCAAT GTTTAATGTGAGATTGATGACCACTGGTAGGATGAAAGGACAAGCGTTCATTGGTCTGCCCAGCGAGGACATAGCCCTTCAGGCTATTAAAGACACTAACGGCTATCAGCTGAAAGGAAAGCCAATCATAGCT caaTTTGCAAGATCTGCAAAGGCAACAACATCGTAG